From one Planktothrix agardhii NIES-204 genomic stretch:
- the amt1 gene encoding ammonium transporter: protein MMFISKKTTDLGNRRHKNVSRFTAKTNRVISKLQHSRWLSPTWLACIPLTAIIVGVWSFAAVAQTDAPPLTAEMVQGYLNVAWVLVASILVIFMNAGFCMLETGFCRQKNAVNVLAKNLIVFALATLIFWAFGFSFMFGGENPWIGGGGYFLTGQPETYGLSPFPAGLPVSLYFLFQVAFAGTAATIVSGAVAERIEFIAFLLFSLLLVGIAYPITGHWIWDASGWLAQAGFKDFAGTTAVHSVGGWAALMGAAFLGPRLGRYGADGQSRAIPGHNMSIATLGCLILWVCWFGFNPGSTLAANEQISYIAVTTNLAAAAGAVTASATSWLKDGKPDLSMIINGVLAGLVAITASCDSVSYLSAVIIGAIAGVLVVYSVGFFDRIKIDDPVGATSVHLVCGIFGTLAAGIFGGANLGIQILGILAVGGFTVALSTIFWLALKATVGLRVHPEQEFEGLDIAEHGMEAYAGFLKDEVGPGLGSSGSSFPSEGSTFKSRY from the coding sequence ATGATGTTTATCTCCAAAAAAACGACCGATTTAGGAAATCGACGACACAAAAATGTGAGTCGTTTCACCGCTAAAACCAATAGGGTGATTTCAAAATTACAGCATTCTCGATGGCTGTCTCCGACTTGGTTGGCCTGTATCCCCCTAACCGCGATTATCGTCGGAGTCTGGAGTTTCGCGGCCGTTGCTCAAACAGATGCCCCTCCCCTGACGGCTGAAATGGTTCAGGGCTATTTAAACGTTGCCTGGGTTTTAGTCGCCTCAATTTTGGTGATTTTTATGAATGCGGGTTTCTGTATGTTAGAAACGGGCTTCTGTCGCCAAAAAAATGCCGTTAATGTTTTGGCCAAAAACTTAATTGTCTTTGCCTTAGCTACCCTAATTTTTTGGGCTTTTGGATTTTCCTTTATGTTTGGGGGAGAAAACCCTTGGATTGGCGGAGGCGGTTATTTTCTGACGGGACAGCCAGAAACCTACGGTTTATCGCCCTTTCCGGCGGGATTACCTGTTTCTCTCTATTTCCTGTTTCAAGTTGCCTTCGCTGGAACCGCGGCCACAATTGTATCAGGAGCCGTTGCCGAACGCATTGAATTTATTGCCTTTTTACTCTTTAGTTTGCTTTTAGTTGGGATTGCCTACCCAATTACAGGTCACTGGATTTGGGATGCTTCGGGCTGGTTAGCTCAAGCAGGATTCAAGGATTTTGCCGGGACAACTGCCGTTCACTCCGTTGGCGGTTGGGCTGCATTAATGGGGGCTGCTTTCCTAGGGCCCCGTTTGGGTCGATATGGAGCCGATGGACAATCTCGTGCGATTCCGGGTCATAACATGAGTATCGCCACCCTGGGATGTTTAATCCTATGGGTATGCTGGTTTGGCTTTAACCCCGGTTCCACCTTAGCTGCGAATGAACAAATTTCTTACATCGCTGTCACCACCAACTTAGCGGCCGCCGCCGGGGCTGTCACTGCCAGTGCCACCTCCTGGTTGAAGGATGGTAAACCCGATTTATCCATGATTATTAACGGGGTTTTAGCGGGTTTAGTCGCAATTACCGCCAGTTGTGATTCGGTCAGCTACCTGAGCGCCGTAATTATTGGGGCCATTGCTGGGGTGCTTGTTGTCTATTCCGTGGGTTTCTTTGACCGCATCAAAATTGATGACCCCGTGGGCGCTACTTCTGTTCACTTGGTTTGTGGGATTTTTGGAACCCTAGCGGCGGGCATTTTTGGTGGCGCTAATTTGGGTATCCAAATCCTGGGTATTCTTGCCGTGGGCGGATTTACCGTCGCTCTGAGTACGATTTTCTGGTTAGCCCTAAAAGCCACGGTCGGGTTACGGGTGCATCCAGAACAGGAATTTGAAGGATTGGACATTGCTGAACACGGGATGGAAGCCTACGCCGGATTCCTCAAGGATGAAGTCGGCCCAGGATTAGGCAGTTCTGGTTCTAGCTTTCCCTCCGAAGGCAGTACGTTCAAAAGTCGTTACTAA
- a CDS encoding adenylate/guanylate cyclase, with the protein MIDILWLLVCSGLVFLMQPGFMCLESGLTRSKNSINVAVKNFADFGISVALFWAFGYAIMFSRAAMGGIDPQALFFDTPSNPGQAAFFLFEAMFCSTATTIVSGASAERMKFGAYLLVAALTSGIIYPVFGHWAWNGIETNHLLGWLGKIGFVDFAGSTIVHSIGGWVSLAVLLVIGPRLGRFTPDKTTQEMRGSNLQLSVLGAMLLWLGWLGFNGGSYLHLDIRVATVIVNTILAGTSGMLVGAVLGWLLYRRPEVELIINGSLAGLVAITASSHAISTTVVPLIGGVGAVVMVLVSLTLQRCQIDDAVDGIAVHAGGGVWGTLAVGLFGNLDLLHTGLSRSQQLLVQVLGIGVSFVWGFGLTWLVLYTINHYFPLRVSLEAETTGLNISEHGAKTEIYDLFEVMEYQARTQDFKRRVPENQFTEVGQIGCRYNQVMQALEDSLNQTEAIIENATDAMITFSNPSGEILRTNPSAEAIFGYSAAELIGTSILQLFEWPTSQIQEQQTLLEKWLSQGRQAVVGRRANGSCFPLEATINQAKFGYQSFYLGSFRDLSAHKRAEEALQQAEERLKTSLELKQKNDQLKQALKELKKTQIQLIQSEKMSSLGQLVAGVAHEINNPVNFVYGNLIHATNYTRDVLNLLDIYQKEYANPSVKIQQEIESIDLEFLKEDFPKIVESMQVGADRIRDIVRSLRIFSRHDEAELKQVSLHDGLESTLMILKTKLKPQGKLTGIEIIKDYGNIPLIECYPGPLNQVFMNLISNAIDALHDSMMQDKFSLISCDKSKIQPQILIRTLSVNHQKIIIEIVDNGLGIPKEIRSKLFDPFFTTKPVGKGTGLGLSISYQIVVEHHKGRIWCESEVGEYTKFLIEIPVKQILESKVHKTSEQLLSIDC; encoded by the coding sequence GTGATTGATATTCTCTGGCTGCTAGTCTGTTCGGGCTTAGTCTTTCTGATGCAGCCCGGATTTATGTGTTTAGAGTCGGGCTTAACCCGTTCCAAGAATAGTATTAACGTTGCCGTCAAAAATTTTGCCGACTTTGGCATTTCGGTGGCCTTGTTTTGGGCCTTTGGCTATGCCATTATGTTCAGCAGGGCGGCGATGGGCGGGATTGACCCCCAGGCTTTGTTTTTTGATACGCCATCGAATCCGGGGCAAGCCGCATTTTTTCTGTTTGAAGCTATGTTTTGTAGTACCGCCACAACAATCGTTTCAGGGGCATCGGCGGAACGGATGAAGTTTGGAGCTTATTTATTAGTTGCGGCTTTAACTTCGGGAATTATTTACCCCGTTTTTGGCCATTGGGCCTGGAATGGGATTGAAACTAACCATTTATTGGGGTGGTTAGGAAAAATTGGATTTGTGGATTTTGCCGGGTCTACCATTGTTCATAGTATTGGCGGATGGGTTTCTTTGGCAGTTCTATTAGTGATTGGGCCAAGGCTGGGACGGTTTACCCCCGATAAAACCACCCAAGAAATGCGCGGCTCTAACCTTCAGTTATCCGTATTGGGGGCGATGTTGTTGTGGTTAGGGTGGTTAGGATTTAACGGGGGTAGTTATTTACATTTAGATATTCGAGTCGCCACGGTGATTGTCAATACCATCTTGGCTGGGACATCGGGAATGTTAGTCGGGGCGGTTTTGGGTTGGCTGTTATATCGCCGACCGGAAGTTGAATTGATTATTAATGGTTCCTTGGCGGGTTTAGTGGCAATTACCGCATCTTCCCATGCTATCTCGACGACCGTGGTTCCCTTAATTGGTGGGGTGGGTGCTGTCGTTATGGTGTTAGTATCCTTGACCTTGCAACGATGTCAGATTGATGATGCCGTTGATGGGATTGCGGTTCATGCCGGGGGTGGGGTTTGGGGAACCCTCGCCGTAGGTTTGTTTGGAAATCTAGATTTATTGCATACGGGGTTATCCCGTAGTCAACAATTGCTGGTTCAAGTTTTGGGGATTGGAGTTTCTTTTGTTTGGGGATTTGGCTTAACCTGGCTGGTTTTATACACCATTAATCATTATTTTCCATTACGGGTTTCTCTGGAGGCAGAAACCACGGGATTAAATATTTCTGAACATGGAGCCAAAACTGAAATTTATGATTTGTTTGAAGTCATGGAATATCAAGCCCGTACCCAAGACTTTAAACGGCGAGTTCCCGAAAATCAATTTACCGAAGTCGGTCAAATTGGCTGTCGCTATAACCAAGTGATGCAGGCTTTAGAAGATTCCTTAAACCAAACCGAGGCAATTATTGAAAATGCCACGGATGCCATGATTACCTTTAGTAACCCATCGGGAGAAATTTTAAGGACTAATCCTAGTGCAGAAGCCATATTTGGATATTCGGCTGCGGAGTTAATTGGAACTTCCATTTTACAGTTATTTGAATGGCCAACTTCCCAAATTCAAGAACAGCAAACCCTATTGGAAAAATGGTTATCACAGGGACGCCAAGCGGTTGTGGGGAGACGAGCTAATGGTTCTTGTTTTCCCCTAGAAGCCACAATTAATCAAGCCAAATTCGGCTATCAATCGTTTTATTTGGGAAGTTTTCGGGATTTATCCGCCCATAAACGAGCCGAAGAAGCCCTACAGCAAGCCGAAGAAAGGTTAAAAACTTCGCTGGAATTAAAACAAAAAAATGACCAACTCAAACAAGCCCTCAAAGAACTTAAAAAAACTCAAATTCAACTAATTCAAAGCGAAAAAATGTCGAGTTTGGGTCAGTTAGTCGCTGGAGTTGCCCATGAAATTAATAATCCAGTTAATTTTGTTTATGGTAATTTAATCCATGCCACAAATTACACCCGAGATGTACTGAATTTATTAGATATTTATCAAAAAGAATATGCTAATCCTAGCGTTAAAATTCAGCAGGAAATTGAATCTATTGATTTGGAATTTCTCAAGGAGGATTTTCCCAAAATTGTAGAATCAATGCAGGTAGGGGCTGACCGAATTCGGGATATTGTTAGGTCTTTAAGAATCTTTTCTCGCCATGATGAAGCCGAATTAAAACAGGTAAGTCTGCATGATGGATTAGAAAGTACCTTGATGATTCTGAAAACTAAACTCAAACCCCAGGGGAAATTAACCGGAATTGAAATTATTAAGGACTATGGCAATATTCCCTTAATTGAATGTTATCCTGGGCCACTGAATCAGGTATTTATGAATCTGATTAGTAATGCCATTGATGCCCTCCATGATTCGATGATGCAGGATAAGTTTTCTCTAATATCCTGTGATAAATCCAAAATCCAACCGCAAATTTTGATTAGAACTCTATCGGTGAATCACCAAAAAATTATTATCGAAATTGTTGATAATGGTTTGGGGATTCCTAAAGAGATTCGGTCTAAGCTATTTGACCCATTTTTTACCACTAAACCCGTCGGAAAAGGCACGGGTTTAGGATTATCCATTAGCTATCAAATTGTTGTCGAACACCATAAAGGTCGAATCTGGTGCGAGTCGGAAGTGGGAGAATACACTAAATTTTTGATCGAAATTCCGGTCAAACAAATCCTTGAGTCTAAAGTTCACAAAACCAGTGAACAGCTTTTGAGCATTGATTGTTAA